One Candidatus Lernaella stagnicola genomic window, CGTGCAGCGGGTAGGTGACATCCCAGTTGTGGTCGTCGAGCACCGGGAACTCGAGGCTGTAGAGCGTTGCCCAACCCAACAAGTCCTGTTGGCTGGGCGGATTCCCGGCGTTATTTTCGATGATCATCTGCAGGACAGTGAATCCCTCATCGGCGTAGACATCCATGAAGTCGGTTTGCAGTTTCGGCGTGTCCGTACGGCAGGGGCCGCACCAGAAGGCCGAGGTGTCGAGCAAGACGACGTCGCCTTCGTAGTCGTACAACGAAACGTTTTCACCGAACTGATTCGTCAGCGTGAAGTTCGGCATCTTGTTGCCGACGTTGTAACCCATCGAGGGCGTGCTGTCGTCGTCGTCATCATCATCGTCATCATCATCGTCGTCGTCATCGTCGTCGTCATCGCCGCCGGTGTCGTCATCGCCGCCGGTGTCGTCATCATCGTTGTCGTCATCATCGTCGCCGCATGTCGCGCCCATCGACGCGATGACGAATACGCCGATTAGTAATAGGGCTATTAGCCAAAACATCCTGGATTTCATTGTGTCTCCCTCTTCGAGTTCCCGGCGGAATCTCGCTTAGTCG contains:
- a CDS encoding redoxin domain-containing protein, which encodes MKSRMFWLIALLLIGVFVIASMGATCGDDDDDNDDDDTGGDDDTGGDDDDDDDDDDDDDDDDDDDSTPSMGYNVGNKMPNFTLTNQFGENVSLYDYEGDVVLLDTSAFWCGPCRTDTPKLQTDFMDVYADEGFTVLQMIIENNAGNPPSQQDLLGWATLYSLEFPVLDDHNWDVTYPLHGGSISIPAYACLDQDMVIQRKGGYLSTYHATVRALLGLAD